From the Mycoplasma putrefaciens KS1 genome, the window AGTAGTACTCTCTCAAGTCCCATTCCAAACCCACAAGCAGCAAGCTTAATATTTCCAATTTCAGAAACTAAATTATTATATCTACCACCAGCTATTAAAGTCTGTTGACTTCCTAGACTATTATCTTTGTACTTGATTTCAAAAACAAAACCAGTATAGTAATCTAACCCTCTAACCAATTTATCATCTTGAACTGTTTTAATATTTAGATCATTTAAGATTTTTAGAGTTTTTTGATAACGTTGTAATTGCTCAGAATTTAAAAAGTCTCTCATACTTATCAAATCATCAAATTTAGTTGCATCAATTTTACAATCTAAAATTCTTAAAGTATTTTTTTCAAATCTAGTTTGACAATCATCACATAAATCAAATTGTTGAAGATATTTTTTTAGCTCAAGAATATATTTTTGTCTTTCAAGTCCAGTTAGTAAATAATTAACAACAACATCAACTTTATCTTGTAGTTTTAACTGACAAATAATATCATAAGCTATTGTTAAAACTTCAATATCTTGTTGTAAATCATCACTTCCAAAAACTTCAATACCTAATTGGTGAAATTGACGATTTCTTCCAATTTGAGGTCTTTCATATCTAAACATAGGTGACAAATAATAAGTCTTAAACGGTAAGTTGTCGGCTGTATACAATTTATTTTCAATTAAAGCTCTAACAGTT encodes:
- the hisS gene encoding histidine--tRNA ligase — encoded protein: MIQKPRGTQDIYLDQAKKWVTLENKLRDILNKYNYSEIRTPIFELKELFVRSVGQTSDIVSKEMYQFTDKKQREFVLKPEGTAPTVRALIENKLYTADNLPFKTYYLSPMFRYERPQIGRNRQFHQLGIEVFGSDDLQQDIEVLTIAYDIICQLKLQDKVDVVVNYLLTGLERQKYILELKKYLQQFDLCDDCQTRFEKNTLRILDCKIDATKFDDLISMRDFLNSEQLQRYQKTLKILNDLNIKTVQDDKLVRGLDYYTGFVFEIKYKDNSLGSQQTLIAGGRYNNLVSEIGNIKLAACGFGMGLERVLLILDQNKIAIDNKDNSLDLYTICLSDNAILINQQILSISRACNWKCDTNNMHKSLKSAFKQAEKYNAKNIIILGDQEAQTNNFIIKNQQTKQQQECNLENYTEKINLLLKGV